TCAGCCAATGGAATTGGCCATACAAATAGGTTACTTGTATAAGGAATCGCGTGATCAGTAGGGATCGGCGCTGCACCCGTATAGAAATCAATGCTGGTAATAGATCTAGATGTAGCCTTCAAAGGAACACCAGCCATTTTACCCTCACCGGATAATCTGTGGATATCTGGCCATCTTCTACCTTCTGCCAAGAATTCAATTCTTCTTTCGTTCCAGATTGCAGTTAAAACACCATCTTCATTACCTAAACCAGCAACTGTATATGCAGGAACAGATGCAGGCAAAGCTCGGCTTCTTACAGTGTTCAATAGCGTTACAGCTACATCTAATTTACCCGTTCTTGCATTTGCTTCTGCAGCATTTAATACTACTTCAGCAAATCTTAAGATGACGTTAGGATCTGTGTAAGTGGTAGCATCTTGATATTTATCTGTGAAGACACCAGTAGCACTGCTTGTCGTCATGGTAGTTCTTCTCAAATCATCCTTATTCCAGAAATCAGAAGTCCAGATGATAGGGCTGATTTTCACCAAACCTCTTGCTCCCAAATCAGGGTTACCATACATAGAAGGTAAAGCTCCGTTAACACCTGGGTTTGCTTCTGCAGAATTGACAAAAGAGAAGATGTTATCAGTACTCGCGCCACCTCTAAATGGAGTTGCAGGATTTGCAGTCACCTCATACTTAGAAGTAAGTTTGTTGTATTCTGTCAATACACCTGCCCAATCACCCATATGTAATTTTATTCTTGATTTCAAGGCAATCACAGCACCTTTATTAGCTCTGAAGGTTCCACCTTCTGGCAAGAATCCTTCAGCAGCATCCAAATCAGCTAATAATTGAGTGTAATCTTCTGCAACAGTAGTTCTACCTACAGCTTCTCCTTCAGGAACTTTCGTCACATCATCGATACCGAATGTTCTATAAGGAATACCCATAGAAGAAGGATCATCAGAGTAAGGTCTAGCAAAGTGAACCAATAGTTCATGGTGAGCCAAAGCTCTTAAGAAAAGCATTTCTCCTTTGTATTCGTTACCCTGCTCAGAAGTCAAAACACCATTTGCAACAGACTCATCCAAGTTGTCCAAAATGATATTTAAGCGGTTGATCATTCTATAAAGAGAGATCCACATTCCTGAGTTGTTAGCAGAGTTAGGGCTATAAGAGCCTACATAAGTAATTTCATAGAACAACTGATCGTTGTACATATCTTCACCTCGCATATCCCCTTGCTCCACGTTGGCAGCACCAAAAGGATACCCCCTTTGTACAGCGCCTCCGTAGAATCCTCTTTGTGCAGATTCATAAACCCCAAGAACTGCTGACTCTACTCTCGCAGCGGTAGTAAACGCTTCAGAGTCAGGAATCAAGTTAGCTGGAGTCAATTCTGTTACATCACAAGCACTGGTAAATCCTGCTACAGCAAGGGCTACCAGGCCCATTTTGATATTTTTTATTGTGAATTTTTTCATAGTAATTCTTCTTTTTCGGTTTAATAATTAGAAACCTACGTTCAGGCCAAGAGTGTATGTACGAATGATTGGAGCTACGTTCCAATCCACACCGAAGCTCAACTGACCTGAGTACGAGTTAGATTCTGGATCCAATCCAGAGTAACCAGTGAAAATAAATGGATTCTGTACTTGTGCGAAGAATCTAGCATTGGAGATCGCTCCTTTAAATGCAGTTTGTAAAGCTGAAGTAGGTACAGTGTAACCCACCACGATATTTTGGATTTTTACAAAGTCTCCTTTCTCAACGAATCTAGAGTTAGAAGCAGAGTTTTGCCACATGTTTTGATCCTGACCTGAGTATAGCTTTGGAACGTCTGTTTCCTGACCACTTTCAGTCCATCTGTTTAGGATGCTTGCGTGGTTATTGGAGAAACCTTGACCCAAAAGACCTCTTACTGATTCGTTCATGATGTAGTTACCACCAGAGAATCTTGTAAAGATTTCAGCGTCAAAGTTGCCAAACTTAAAGTTGTTTGACCATCCACCTTGCCACTTAGGTAGCGTGTTGCCCAAGTACTCTTGAGTTGGTGCAGAACCTGTTACAGAAACATCTCCAGGATTTGCTGGATCGTAAGCTTTGTATCCAAGATTACCTGGTGACAAGTTGTATTGAACGATCACATCACCGGACACATACATAGGGTTTCCGTTTGCTGAGTTTACACCAGCCCACTCGTATCCATAAAGCTGTGCAATTGGATTACCTACTTCCGTTCTGTTGTAAGTACCAGTTAATGGAGAAATCAATTCATTCACTTCGTTTTTGATGAAAGTGATGTTGAAGTCAGTATCCCAAGAGAATTTTCCTCTGTTGATTACATTTGCGTAAGCTCTAAATTCCAAACCAGAGTTGGTCATAGAACCGATGTTTTGGCTGATGTTGTTTCCTGGAACACCTAGAGAAAGTGCTGTTGGGGCATCCAAAATCAAACCATCAATGTCATTTTTGAAGTAGTCAGCAGCGATTGTTACACGACCGATTGTCATGTCCAAACCAACGTTGAATTTCTTTGAAGTTTCCCACTGAAGGTTATTATTTGCTATAGCAGCATATCCGATACCTGCTCCAGCTCCACCCAAAACTGGGCTATATCCACCGTAAGCGGCGAAAGTTCCGATTTCAGTGTTACCAACTTCCGCATAAGACGCTCTTACTTTAAAGTCAGAAATCAATCCAGAGTTGAAGAATGCTTCGTCAGAAACTCTCCATCCTACTGATCCACCGAAGAACGTACCTCTTTGATTTTCAATAGCCAAGTCAGAAATACCATCGTTTCTCAAAGTGAAAGAAGCTAGGTATTTTCCTTTGTAGCTATAGTTGAATCTACCGAAGTAAGAATCGAAACCTCTTTCAGAATAAGATCCTCCAGAGAATTGGTTGTTATAAGAACCAGAGATAATGTTGTTCAATCTATAGAAGTTATCAGAGATATCAGTTCCTGAAGCATTAAAGCCATATAATTTGGTGAATTGATATTCTAAACCTGCAGTGACGTTCAAGTTATGATCATCACCAATTACAGTCTGATAATTCAAAGTGTTTTGCCAGTTCCAACGGAATGCTGGATTGTAAGCCATATAAACTGAACCATTGGAACTTCTTCCGTCACCATGTCTAGGATCAAGGGATTGGAAGTCATCGTTCATAGTCAAGTCAATACCAATTTGAGTTCTTGCAGTCAAACCAGTAAATAAGTCTACCTCACCGTAAGCATTACCAATTACTCGGTGTGTACGGCTTCTGTAAAGGTTATTGTCAAGGACAAAACCGATGTTAGGAATGTTGTTATCAGGACCGGCAAGGTTAGCACCAAAACCAGTGGTAGCACCATTGGCTGTAACGTTGTATCCATCAAATGCAGCATTTTCCTCATCATAGATAGGAACGTTTGGCAATGAACGAGTGGCATTGTAAATCGCACCAGAAAGTGAGTTTGCGCCGTTGTTCAAGCCGAAAATTTCTGTGTAAGAATAAGAAAGAGAAGTTCCAACTCTTACTGCTTTAGAAATATTGTGATCCACATTCGCTCTGAAAGAATATCTACTCAATTCATTAGGTCTTACAGGAGATTCCTGATCAGTATAACCCAAAGAGAAAAAATACTTGGTAGCCTCAGATCCACCTGCGATAGAAAGGTTATGCTGCTGAGCAAATCCTTTTCTAAAAATCAAATCTTGCCAATCTGTGTTAACACCAGGATTTGCTAGAGAAGACTGATTTGCATTCGATCTTTTTTCGTTTGCAATAGTCACCCACTCATCACCTGTCAATAAGTCAAATCTGTCAACTTCCTCGTTGAAACCCATGGAAGTGCTATAAGAAACTTTTGCTTTACCGGTAGAACCTCTTTTGGTTGTGATCAAGATCACACCGTTTGCAGCTCTTGAACCATAAATAGCAGAAGCAGATCCATCTTTCAATACTTCGAATGAAGCAATGTCAGCTGGGTTAATGTTTGATAATGGGTTCGCAGCATTGACAGCAGAACGGTCATTGCTTACCACTGGCACACCATCGATCACGATCAATGGACTTGCACTAGAGGAAATTGAGTTTACCCCACGGATTCTGATGATCGGTGCAGCACCCAAAATACCAGATGGAGTCGTGATTTGCACCCCTGGTGCTCTAC
Above is a window of Algoriphagus machipongonensis DNA encoding:
- a CDS encoding RagB/SusD family nutrient uptake outer membrane protein; translated protein: MKKFTIKNIKMGLVALAVAGFTSACDVTELTPANLIPDSEAFTTAARVESAVLGVYESAQRGFYGGAVQRGYPFGAANVEQGDMRGEDMYNDQLFYEITYVGSYSPNSANNSGMWISLYRMINRLNIILDNLDESVANGVLTSEQGNEYKGEMLFLRALAHHELLVHFARPYSDDPSSMGIPYRTFGIDDVTKVPEGEAVGRTTVAEDYTQLLADLDAAEGFLPEGGTFRANKGAVIALKSRIKLHMGDWAGVLTEYNKLTSKYEVTANPATPFRGGASTDNIFSFVNSAEANPGVNGALPSMYGNPDLGARGLVKISPIIWTSDFWNKDDLRRTTMTTSSATGVFTDKYQDATTYTDPNVILRFAEVVLNAAEANARTGKLDVAVTLLNTVRSRALPASVPAYTVAGLGNEDGVLTAIWNERRIEFLAEGRRWPDIHRLSGEGKMAGVPLKATSRSITSIDFYTGAAPIPTDHAIPYTSNLFVWPIPLAELQTNNTAPIEQNPGY
- a CDS encoding SusC/RagA family TonB-linked outer membrane protein — encoded protein: MKKVLLGLAFTLLTVMSVLAQSKTITGRVTSSEEPDGVPGASVVIKGTTQGTITDIDGTYSIEVPSEANALVFSFVGYLTKEMPIGSNSVIDVVMDLDVKVLNEVVVVGYGTQERREITGSVTSIDSKSIENLVSPSFESQLAGRAPGVQITTPSGILGAAPIIRIRGVNSISSSASPLIVIDGVPVVSNDRSAVNAANPLSNINPADIASFEVLKDGSASAIYGSRAANGVILITTKRGSTGKAKVSYSTSMGFNEEVDRFDLLTGDEWVTIANEKRSNANQSSLANPGVNTDWQDLIFRKGFAQQHNLSIAGGSEATKYFFSLGYTDQESPVRPNELSRYSFRANVDHNISKAVRVGTSLSYSYTEIFGLNNGANSLSGAIYNATRSLPNVPIYDEENAAFDGYNVTANGATTGFGANLAGPDNNIPNIGFVLDNNLYRSRTHRVIGNAYGEVDLFTGLTARTQIGIDLTMNDDFQSLDPRHGDGRSSNGSVYMAYNPAFRWNWQNTLNYQTVIGDDHNLNVTAGLEYQFTKLYGFNASGTDISDNFYRLNNIISGSYNNQFSGGSYSERGFDSYFGRFNYSYKGKYLASFTLRNDGISDLAIENQRGTFFGGSVGWRVSDEAFFNSGLISDFKVRASYAEVGNTEIGTFAAYGGYSPVLGGAGAGIGYAAIANNNLQWETSKKFNVGLDMTIGRVTIAADYFKNDIDGLILDAPTALSLGVPGNNISQNIGSMTNSGLEFRAYANVINRGKFSWDTDFNITFIKNEVNELISPLTGTYNRTEVGNPIAQLYGYEWAGVNSANGNPMYVSGDVIVQYNLSPGNLGYKAYDPANPGDVSVTGSAPTQEYLGNTLPKWQGGWSNNFKFGNFDAEIFTRFSGGNYIMNESVRGLLGQGFSNNHASILNRWTESGQETDVPKLYSGQDQNMWQNSASNSRFVEKGDFVKIQNIVVGYTVPTSALQTAFKGAISNARFFAQVQNPFIFTGYSGLDPESNSYSGQLSFGVDWNVAPIIRTYTLGLNVGF